In Mercenaria mercenaria strain notata chromosome 14, MADL_Memer_1, whole genome shotgun sequence, the following are encoded in one genomic region:
- the LOC123527393 gene encoding uncharacterized protein LOC123527393, whose amino-acid sequence MCPAGNGRSCRHISAVLYAVTLAWSSGVGGTTCTDVSQAWGRGASKSLTHEKLSDITFNRPSAHTLKICRENVSNNDSTPNTNQFLDHKDLEESVQRSAVKSLVCKGTMLYQILHAPEQETVEINDITHGPHNIDQTSPVTNKLPCKNCEHFYQKYICLSLESIGLVESKTKNQDSNLWSETRKLRITASKANSVPKSNRADPNKFINNQLYPRFKGNAATQHGKRNEPKAMEWFQQVTDIPVAKSGIVVCPEEPYFAASPDGIVNENTIIEIKCPTRPLQDLISSGKYDVILRDGLQNVFIKSEVSFRRHSVSS is encoded by the coding sequence ATGTGTCCGGCAGGAAATGGTAGGAGCTGCAGACATATATCAGCAGTACTGTATGCTGTAACACTAGCTTGGTCGAGCGGTGTAGGCGGTACTACATGCACAGATGTTTCTCAAGCCTGGGGCAGAGGAGCGTCAAAGTCTTTGACTCATGAAAAGTTGTCGGATATCACATTCAACAGGCCAAGTGCACACACATTGAAAATCTGTCGTGAAAATGTATCGAATAATGATTCAACCCCTAATACTAATCAATTTCTGGACCACAAAGACCTGGAAGAAAGTGTTCAACGGTCAGCCGTTAAGTCCCTTGTATGTAAGGGAACAATGCTATACCAAATTCTACATGCACCTGAACAAGAAACTGTTGAAATAAATGACATTACACACGGTCCACACAACATTGATCAAACCAGTCCAGTTACTAACAAGTTACCTTGCAAAAACTGTGAACACTTCTATCAGAAATATATCTGTCTCAGTCTGGAAAGTATTGGCCTGGTGGAATCAAAAACGAAGAACCAAGATTCAAACCTGTGGTCAGAGACACGAAAACTGCGCATCACTGCAAGTAAGGCTAACTCAGTGCCGAAATCAAACAGAGCTGATCCcaataaatttattaataatCAGCTGTATCCAAGATTTAAGGGAAATGCTGCTACACAGCATGGTAAAAGGAATGAACCAAAGGCCATGGAATGGTTCCAACAAGTGACTGATATCCCTGTGGCAAAGTCTGGAATTGTGGTATGTCCTGAAGAGCCATACTTCGCTGCTAGTCCTGATGGTATTGTAAATGAAAACACCATCATTGAAATTAAATGCCCCACGCGACCCTTGCAGGATTTGATTTCATCCGgaaaatatgatgtgatattAAGAGAtggattgcaaaatgttttcatcaagtctgaagtgtcgttcagaaggcactcagtatcttcctag